One window of Caldisericum exile AZM16c01 genomic DNA carries:
- a CDS encoding bifunctional methylenetetrahydrofolate dehydrogenase/methenyltetrahydrofolate cyclohydrolase: MILDGKEIALRLQNEIKTNVEELKKRLINPALAVIQVGEEKASESYAKNIRREGENLGIYVEHHKLASDISEEELLYNIKNLNLRKDIHGILIELPLPQQINKTKVIETISPEKDVDGFHPINFGKLFEGTTPFQPATAQAILTAIKSVVSIEGKHAVVIGRSNIVGKPTAALLLQENATVTICHSKTRNLKDITNLADILVVSVGKPKLIDRNYVKPGAVVIDAGINKIDGKLVGDVDFDSVKAIASYITPVPGGIGVLTTLMLFRNTVKAANLQSKII; encoded by the coding sequence ATGATTTTGGATGGAAAAGAGATTGCATTAAGACTGCAAAATGAAATTAAAACTAACGTTGAGGAATTGAAGAAAAGACTAATTAATCCTGCCCTTGCAGTTATCCAAGTTGGCGAAGAAAAGGCATCTGAAAGTTATGCAAAAAACATAAGAAGAGAGGGAGAAAATCTTGGCATTTATGTTGAGCACCACAAACTTGCATCCGATATCTCAGAAGAAGAACTTCTCTATAACATTAAAAACCTCAACTTGAGAAAAGACATTCATGGTATTTTGATTGAACTTCCACTCCCACAACAAATAAACAAAACAAAAGTAATTGAAACAATTTCCCCAGAAAAAGATGTTGATGGTTTTCACCCAATTAACTTTGGAAAACTATTCGAAGGAACCACTCCTTTTCAACCTGCAACAGCACAAGCCATACTTACAGCAATAAAATCAGTTGTATCGATTGAAGGGAAACACGCAGTTGTAATTGGAAGAAGTAATATAGTAGGAAAACCAACAGCAGCACTCCTTTTGCAGGAAAACGCAACTGTTACAATCTGTCACTCAAAAACTCGAAACCTAAAAGACATAACAAATTTGGCAGATATTCTTGTTGTATCTGTTGGAAAGCCAAAACTCATTGACAGAAATTATGTAAAACCCGGTGCCGTTGTAATTGACGCAGGTATAAACAAAATTGATGGAAAACTCGTAGGAGATGTTGACTTTGATAGCGTAAAAGCCATTGCAAGTTATATAACACCGGTTCCAGGTGGAATTGGAGTTCTAACGACTCTTATGCTTTTTAGAAATACTGTTAAGGCTGCAAATTTACAAAGTAAAATCATTTAG
- a CDS encoding ATP-binding protein produces MSRDSENYLGYITSGSFGEGLTFKLSTYVNPENVRIGDFVVVEGKNMDYLCVVDDIRLKATTDEVFFDPPVDENIDNGIEKLASSSFVYNEISIFPYLSLPKDPYLYGTTVKTMPTHFSKVRSAHSTDFQRIIPQKSAFYIGTPLTSKEQLYIDLEKLSMRNSGLFGITGSGKSFFARIIFAGLIKNKISTLLIFDMHNEHGRSIRSENGTSIDSLASLFLGSVKIFDVSTSNKDANNYIEISYEDVEPEDVLLVSDILKFSPKSDETLEIVSRKRKDWLKFLLDEYPNVSDKKSVADELSVNLESLDALSRHIQRLKNLKFLKDVKSNDSIRGIIENLKNGISVVVQFSGDYKDDRLTYYFVSNIITRRIFNEFSELTEDMRKNRVVIAIEEAHKFLSKQYQSNNIFGRIAREMRKFNVTLFIIDQRPSEIDPEVLSQIGTRLVMELKDENDINAVFQGASHAKRLIKILSTLEQKQALVFGYAVPLPLPINVRSYDEEFIKEMKEEKHKRNAKDDIY; encoded by the coding sequence ATGAGTAGGGACTCAGAAAATTATCTTGGGTATATTACATCTGGTTCCTTTGGAGAAGGTCTTACTTTTAAGTTAAGCACGTATGTAAATCCCGAAAATGTAAGAATAGGGGATTTTGTTGTAGTTGAAGGAAAAAATATGGACTACCTTTGTGTTGTTGATGATATTAGACTTAAGGCAACAACAGATGAAGTGTTTTTTGATCCACCAGTTGATGAAAATATCGATAATGGTATTGAAAAACTTGCTTCCTCATCGTTTGTGTATAATGAAATTTCCATTTTTCCGTATTTATCTCTTCCTAAGGATCCTTACTTATATGGCACAACCGTAAAAACAATGCCTACGCATTTTTCAAAGGTTCGAAGTGCGCATTCAACAGATTTTCAGAGAATTATCCCACAAAAGAGCGCTTTTTACATAGGGACACCTTTAACTTCCAAGGAGCAACTTTACATAGATCTTGAAAAACTTTCTATGAGAAATTCTGGGCTCTTTGGCATTACTGGATCAGGAAAATCCTTTTTTGCAAGAATAATTTTTGCAGGTCTTATCAAGAATAAAATTTCTACATTGCTTATCTTTGATATGCACAATGAACATGGAAGAAGTATTAGAAGCGAAAATGGAACAAGCATTGATTCTCTTGCAAGTTTGTTTTTAGGGTCTGTTAAGATTTTTGATGTATCCACTTCAAATAAAGATGCTAATAATTACATAGAAATCTCTTATGAAGATGTTGAACCTGAAGATGTTTTACTTGTGTCTGACATACTGAAATTTTCTCCTAAGTCAGATGAAACACTTGAAATTGTTTCAAGAAAGCGGAAGGACTGGCTTAAATTTCTCTTGGATGAATATCCAAATGTGTCTGATAAAAAGAGCGTTGCAGATGAACTTTCTGTTAATTTGGAATCTCTCGATGCGCTTTCAAGACATATTCAAAGGTTGAAAAATCTCAAATTTCTTAAAGATGTGAAGTCAAATGATTCAATAAGAGGAATTATTGAAAATCTCAAAAATGGAATAAGCGTTGTTGTGCAATTTTCTGGCGATTACAAAGATGATAGACTTACATACTATTTTGTTTCAAATATCATTACAAGAAGAATTTTTAATGAGTTTTCCGAATTAACAGAAGATATGCGGAAAAATCGTGTGGTTATTGCAATTGAGGAGGCGCACAAATTCCTTTCAAAACAGTATCAGTCAAACAACATCTTTGGACGTATTGCAAGAGAAATGAGAAAATTTAATGTGACACTTTTTATTATAGATCAAAGACCAAGCGAAATTGATCCAGAGGTTCTTTCTCAAATTGGAACACGTCTTGTAATGGAATTAAAAGATGAGAACGACATTAATGCAGTTTTCCAAGGAGCATCGCACGCCAAAAGGCTTATAAAAATTCTATCAACATTAGAACAAAAACAGGCGCTTGTTTTTGGATATGCAGTGCCATTACCATTGCCAATCAATGTAAGGTCTTACGACGAAGAGTTTATTAAAGAAATGAAAGAAGAAAAACATAAGAGAAACGCAAAAGACGATATTTATTAA
- the lgt gene encoding prolipoprotein diacylglyceryl transferase: protein MYPVLIRIGNFELRTYGVIVAIAAIVGILTALRYVKDRGIDEDTFLNVVIWALVGGILGARVFWVFVSPYLSTFLKHPFTIIAFWEGGLSFEGMILGGLLAIVIVANFYKISLKKVLDAGALGVAIGYGIGKFACFFNGCCYGLPVPSWWPKFFPFSLVFTNIKSQCDLLNTPLYPAQLLNALSGWLTFFALIYILKKNKNLYDGKLFAYFGYIFSPMLFLIEFIRYIPNKFLGLTPNQWFSIGFVVFAFIFDLYNRKTPKTEVQEQ, encoded by the coding sequence ATGTATCCAGTACTAATAAGAATCGGAAATTTTGAGTTGAGAACTTATGGAGTAATCGTTGCAATTGCTGCGATTGTAGGAATATTAACAGCACTTCGCTACGTGAAAGATAGAGGTATCGATGAGGATACTTTCCTTAATGTAGTCATATGGGCACTCGTTGGGGGAATCTTAGGTGCAAGAGTTTTCTGGGTGTTTGTTTCACCTTATCTTTCAACGTTTCTTAAACATCCATTTACAATTATTGCATTCTGGGAAGGTGGTCTGTCTTTTGAAGGAATGATTTTAGGAGGACTACTTGCAATTGTAATTGTAGCAAACTTTTATAAAATATCGCTAAAAAAAGTTCTCGATGCAGGGGCGCTTGGTGTTGCAATAGGGTACGGAATTGGTAAATTTGCTTGTTTCTTCAACGGTTGTTGTTATGGATTGCCAGTTCCTTCATGGTGGCCAAAATTTTTTCCATTCTCACTTGTTTTTACTAACATAAAGTCTCAGTGTGATCTTCTCAATACTCCACTTTATCCTGCACAACTTCTTAATGCCCTTAGTGGATGGCTTACATTTTTTGCTTTGATATACATTTTAAAGAAGAACAAGAATCTTTACGATGGTAAATTATTTGCCTATTTTGGGTATATCTTTTCTCCAATGTTATTCCTTATTGAGTTTATCCGTTATATCCCTAACAAATTTTTAGGACTTACACCTAACCAGTGGTTCTCAATTGGTTTTGTAGTTTTTGCATTCATTTTTGACTTATACAACAGAAAAACACCTAAAACTGAGGTTCAAGAACAATAA
- a CDS encoding MBL fold metallo-hydrolase, with protein MKIRYYGHSSFLIETNGIKILTDPYDPSMGYPVKFPEVDVITVSHEHFDHNAIKYVPKYKTVLRGRVNEEINGAKFESIKAYHDTKNGLERGVIHLFKITSEGISIIHFGDLGDKRFDEAQKEFIKGIHIFLIPVGSVYTIGPNEAKEIIYEFKPNIAIPMHYRLKGSTLNILPLEEFTKGINFKTLNEIEVTKEKLPQSEIIVLEPQF; from the coding sequence ATGAAGATTAGGTATTACGGTCATTCGAGTTTCTTGATTGAAACAAATGGTATTAAAATCCTTACCGACCCTTATGACCCATCTATGGGATATCCTGTCAAATTTCCAGAAGTAGATGTTATAACCGTCTCCCATGAGCACTTTGACCACAATGCTATTAAATATGTACCAAAATATAAAACTGTTTTAAGAGGAAGAGTAAATGAAGAAATTAACGGCGCGAAATTTGAAAGCATCAAAGCCTACCACGACACTAAGAACGGACTTGAAAGAGGCGTAATTCATCTTTTCAAGATTACATCCGAGGGAATTTCTATAATTCATTTTGGTGACTTGGGAGATAAAAGATTTGATGAAGCACAAAAAGAATTTATAAAGGGGATTCATATATTCCTCATCCCTGTGGGTTCAGTTTACACAATTGGACCAAATGAAGCAAAGGAAATCATTTATGAATTCAAGCCTAATATTGCAATTCCTATGCACTACCGATTAAAAGGTTCTACATTAAATATTCTTCCTCTTGAAGAATTTACAAAGGGTATTAACTTTAAAACCCTAAACGAAATTGAGGTTACCAAAGAAAAACTACCTCAGAGTGAAATTATTGTTCTTGAACCTCAGTTTTAG